In Halarsenatibacter silvermanii, the following are encoded in one genomic region:
- the ilvC gene encoding ketol-acid reductoisomerase, which produces MTKVFYNEDADLNLLSERKVAIIGYGSQGHAQAQNLCDSGVDVIVGLRQGGESYQQADEDGFDPRPIAEAAEAADIVQILLPDTVQKQVYEEKIADNLESGNALVFSHGFNIHYRQIVPPEDVDVYMVAPKAPGHLLRRVFEDDQGVPALIAVFQDSTGQARDLALAQAKGIGSTRAGVLKTTFAEETESDLFGEQAVLCGGVTELIRAGFETLVDNGYSPEIAYFECLNELKLIVDLIYEQGITGMRESISDTAEYGDLVAGEDIINEKSREAMENLLEDVQNGEFAKRWLLENRVGRPSYIQRRENQRDHQIEKVGRKLRSMMEWQGD; this is translated from the coding sequence ATGACGAAAGTGTTTTATAATGAGGATGCCGATCTTAATCTTCTTTCCGAACGCAAAGTAGCAATTATTGGTTATGGAAGCCAGGGACATGCTCAGGCTCAAAACCTCTGTGATTCCGGAGTCGATGTAATAGTGGGTTTACGACAGGGTGGTGAAAGTTATCAGCAGGCCGATGAGGATGGATTTGATCCTCGGCCTATAGCAGAGGCGGCAGAGGCTGCCGACATTGTACAGATCCTGCTTCCGGATACAGTTCAGAAGCAGGTCTATGAGGAGAAGATAGCCGACAATCTTGAGAGCGGTAACGCTCTGGTTTTTTCCCATGGATTTAACATTCATTACCGTCAGATCGTGCCGCCTGAAGATGTAGACGTTTACATGGTGGCTCCAAAAGCTCCCGGACATCTGCTGCGCAGAGTTTTTGAGGATGACCAGGGAGTTCCGGCTTTGATAGCTGTTTTTCAGGACAGCACCGGTCAGGCCCGTGATCTGGCTCTGGCTCAGGCTAAAGGTATAGGCAGCACCAGGGCCGGGGTGTTAAAGACGACCTTTGCTGAAGAGACTGAATCCGACCTTTTTGGAGAACAGGCAGTGCTCTGCGGAGGAGTGACAGAATTGATCAGAGCTGGCTTTGAAACTCTGGTCGATAATGGCTATAGTCCGGAGATTGCCTATTTTGAATGTCTCAACGAATTAAAGCTTATCGTTGACCTTATTTATGAGCAGGGTATAACAGGCATGAGAGAATCAATTTCAGATACTGCTGAATACGGAGATCTGGTGGCCGGTGAAGATATCATAAACGAAAAGTCCCGTGAGGCTATGGAGAATCTGCTGGAAGATGTACAAAACGGCGAGTTTGCCAAGCGCTGGCTTTTGGAAAATAGAGTTGGCCGCCCCTCTTACATTCAGCGCCGGGAAAATCAAAGAGATCATCAGATCGAAAAAGTTGGCAGAAAGCTTCGCAGCATGATGGAATGGCAGGGTGATTGA
- a CDS encoding TldD/PmbA family protein — translation MEKNLKSLIDVKNLDYGDVRYEKNKTTRISMENEELKNINSSYREGGHLRLYRDGRKVVNSFTSFAEAEEMRDSLLSLAMRARSLDDEQKRLKKAPVHTDKVSIEPKSDPRDYSLADKKELLENYNDLALSREYVINTEFNYQDFHSRRTFINSEGAEISYELLGSYISGGIFGRNSDTVQVKRVSFGGYPEFSRLLDRDEEIEESCEILKQMLSAEPISPGSYPVILNPRLASVFIHEAFGHLSEADMIENNPSFREKLELGTRLGGENLNVIDDPTLEDRPGSYRYDDEGQKGKKTDLIKEGKLAGRLHSRNTASSFEEPISGNMRAVDCQYTPIIRMSNIYIAAGEDKPADLFDSIDQGYYLVNSKGGQTTGDQFTFGAEYGYRIEAGEKKEMVRDINMSGELFKTLENISMVADDLSFAEVGGCGKSSSGGSMQLNMFSGRGAPHTKIDSVTIGGK, via the coding sequence ATGGAAAAAAATTTAAAATCTCTTATCGATGTGAAAAATCTTGATTACGGTGATGTGCGATATGAAAAAAATAAGACAACCAGAATTTCGATGGAAAATGAAGAATTAAAAAATATAAACTCCTCCTACCGCGAGGGAGGTCATCTTCGTCTTTATCGCGATGGTCGCAAGGTAGTAAATTCTTTTACCTCGTTTGCAGAAGCTGAAGAAATGAGAGATTCTTTGCTGTCTCTGGCCATGAGGGCCAGAAGCCTGGATGATGAACAAAAAAGATTAAAAAAAGCGCCTGTCCATACCGATAAGGTTAGTATAGAGCCCAAAAGCGATCCTCGTGATTATTCTCTGGCGGATAAAAAAGAGCTTCTGGAAAATTATAATGACCTGGCTCTTTCCCGGGAATATGTTATTAATACAGAGTTCAATTATCAAGATTTTCATTCCCGGCGCACCTTCATAAATTCTGAAGGTGCTGAAATAAGTTACGAGCTTTTGGGCAGCTATATCAGCGGGGGCATTTTTGGACGCAATTCGGACACGGTACAGGTGAAAAGAGTCAGCTTCGGCGGGTATCCTGAATTTTCCCGGCTGCTGGACCGCGATGAGGAGATCGAAGAAAGCTGTGAGATTTTGAAGCAGATGTTGTCTGCCGAGCCAATTTCTCCCGGCAGTTATCCGGTTATTTTGAATCCCAGACTGGCATCTGTCTTTATACACGAAGCCTTCGGTCATCTTTCTGAAGCCGATATGATAGAAAACAACCCCTCTTTCCGGGAGAAATTGGAGCTGGGAACCAGGCTGGGGGGAGAGAATTTAAACGTTATAGATGATCCCACTTTAGAGGACAGGCCTGGTTCGTATCGATACGATGATGAAGGGCAGAAGGGGAAAAAGACGGATTTAATCAAGGAAGGCAAGCTGGCAGGCAGACTTCATTCTCGGAATACAGCCAGTTCTTTTGAAGAACCAATAAGCGGAAATATGAGAGCAGTGGACTGTCAATATACTCCGATAATTCGCATGTCCAATATATATATAGCTGCTGGTGAAGATAAGCCGGCTGATTTATTCGATTCTATAGATCAGGGTTATTATCTTGTCAACAGCAAAGGAGGACAGACAACCGGAGATCAATTTACCTTCGGTGCTGAGTATGGTTATCGTATCGAAGCCGGCGAGAAAAAAGAAATGGTGAGAGATATCAACATGAGCGGAGAGCTTTTTAAAACTCTGGAAAATATTTCTATGGTGGCGGATGATTTATCTTTTGCTGAAGTAGGAGGATGCGGTAAAAGCAGCTCGGGAGGTTCAATGCAGCTCAACATGTTCTCCGGCCGGGGAGCTCCTCATACAAAGATAGACTCGGTTACGATTGGAGGTAAATAG
- the alr gene encoding alanine racemase: MDAVTRPVWAEVDLDNVRHQIRRISDHIGSRPEIMAVVKADGYGHGAVPVAEAALEAGAGRLAVALPEEGMELRAAGISVPIQVLGEIDINQARIILEYDLIPTICRQDTPEFLQKLASENEKTVPAVIKIDTGMGRIGIQPEELNSYYEKITSFSRLKVDSLMTHFATADEKDKEFTRKQYCRFEKAVQKLRENKDKSLEINCQVANSATVIDLPEYSLDIVRPGIMLYGLPPSREVDQSFDLKPVLELKAKIAYLKRVPPGTPISYGSTYITEKEAEIATLPLGYADGYPRLLSNQADVLVNGKRAPVRGRVCMDQLMIDVSDISQVEEGQEVTLIGREGDSEITAGELAELIGTINYEIVSRLGKRVPKIYLNQS; this comes from the coding sequence ATGGATGCTGTAACTCGACCGGTTTGGGCTGAGGTGGATCTGGATAATGTTCGGCATCAAATACGCAGAATTAGCGATCATATAGGTTCCAGGCCGGAGATAATGGCGGTGGTTAAAGCTGACGGTTATGGACATGGAGCTGTCCCGGTGGCAGAAGCTGCTCTGGAAGCAGGGGCGGGCAGGCTGGCTGTAGCCCTGCCCGAAGAAGGCATGGAATTGAGAGCAGCCGGCATTTCCGTTCCTATCCAGGTTCTGGGAGAAATAGACATAAATCAGGCCCGGATTATTCTGGAATACGATTTGATTCCAACTATCTGCCGCCAGGATACCCCGGAGTTTCTGCAGAAGCTGGCTTCCGAAAATGAAAAAACTGTTCCAGCTGTAATAAAAATAGATACCGGCATGGGCAGGATAGGAATTCAGCCAGAGGAGCTTAACTCCTATTATGAAAAAATAACCTCTTTTTCCCGGCTGAAAGTGGATAGTCTGATGACCCATTTCGCCACGGCCGATGAAAAGGATAAAGAGTTCACCCGGAAACAATATTGCAGGTTTGAAAAAGCAGTCCAGAAGCTGAGGGAAAATAAAGATAAAAGCCTGGAAATCAATTGCCAGGTGGCCAACAGCGCAACAGTAATCGATCTGCCGGAATACAGTCTCGATATTGTCCGGCCTGGCATAATGCTTTACGGTCTGCCCCCCTCGCGGGAGGTCGATCAAAGTTTTGATTTAAAACCTGTACTGGAACTCAAAGCCAAAATTGCCTATTTGAAGCGGGTACCTCCTGGCACACCGATAAGCTATGGTTCGACTTATATCACTGAAAAAGAGGCTGAAATTGCCACTCTGCCGCTGGGATATGCCGACGGTTATCCCCGGCTTCTTTCCAATCAAGCAGATGTACTTGTCAATGGAAAGCGGGCGCCTGTTCGGGGCCGGGTCTGTATGGATCAGCTCATGATAGATGTGAGCGATATATCCCAGGTCGAAGAGGGGCAGGAAGTGACTTTAATCGGCCGCGAGGGAGACTCCGAAATAACAGCAGGCGAACTGGCTGAGCTGATAGGAACCATCAATTATGAGATAGTCTCACGGCTGGGAAAAAGAGTGCCCAAAATTTACCTTAATCAATCCTGA
- the ilvN gene encoding acetolactate synthase small subunit: protein MKHTVSVLVENESGVLSRIASLFSRRGFNINSLSVGETESSDISRITLVVKGDEAVVEQLMKQLNKLIPVYKVSNITNDPAVSRGLAFIKVKTDYSNRSEIIQIVDVFRGEVVDVGKDSIMVEITGDEEKIKALEELLKPYGIEEMVRTGKIAMVRGEK from the coding sequence ATGAAGCATACCGTTTCCGTGCTGGTGGAAAATGAATCCGGAGTCCTCTCGCGCATAGCCAGTCTTTTCAGCAGAAGAGGTTTTAATATTAACAGCCTGTCGGTCGGTGAAACCGAAAGCAGTGATATTTCGCGCATCACTCTGGTTGTAAAGGGAGATGAAGCTGTGGTTGAACAGCTGATGAAACAGCTCAATAAATTGATTCCGGTCTATAAAGTCAGCAATATAACCAATGATCCTGCAGTCAGTCGAGGGCTGGCTTTCATCAAGGTTAAAACCGATTACAGCAACAGATCGGAGATAATTCAGATAGTGGATGTTTTTAGAGGGGAAGTTGTCGATGTGGGGAAAGATTCGATAATGGTTGAAATTACCGGAGATGAAGAAAAAATTAAAGCGCTCGAGGAACTCTTAAAACCTTACGGAATTGAGGAGATGGTTAGAACAGGCAAGATCGCTATGGTTAGAGGTGAGAAATAA
- the ilvB gene encoding biosynthetic-type acetolactate synthase large subunit: MSKKLTGAEMITEALKEEGVETIFGYPGGAVIPIYDQLYDEDFEHILAHHEQGAAHAADGYARATGKVGVCIATSGPGATNLTTGLANAKMDSVPMVAFTGQVPSHMLGSDAFQEADVTGITMPITKHNYLVQDAEELPRIIKEAFHIARTGRPGPVVIDVPKDMMQMEGEYDYPDQVNLRGYKPNYEGHEGQVKSAAEKINEAKRPIIYAGGGVIISEASQELRKLARKSQIPVTTTLTGLGAFDEQDELSLGMLGMHGTSEANLTVSNADLIIAVGCRFDDRVTGKLNEFAPDVETIVHIDIDPGEIGKRVAVNIPIVGDAKNVLQKLTPRIEEKERDGWLERIEQWKEIDRANIQYAKENGTIAPHLVMEEIYELTGGDAYIVTEVGQHQMWAAQHFKYSHPGQFITSGGLGTMGYGLPAGIGAQAGQRDDDVYVIAGDGSLQMNIQELATAVKNDLPVNVIIMNNTFLGMVRQWQEIFADSRYSETCLKERDYCPDECEGPGDEECPEMVPNFVKLADAYDVEATRVLNLDDYREALAQAHQSRKMNIIEVMIGEEENVFPMVPPGGSLYEMIYEEGS, translated from the coding sequence ATGAGCAAAAAGCTTACCGGAGCGGAAATGATCACTGAAGCCCTAAAAGAAGAGGGCGTGGAAACTATTTTTGGTTATCCCGGTGGAGCTGTCATACCAATTTATGACCAACTTTACGATGAGGATTTCGAGCATATTCTAGCTCATCATGAGCAGGGAGCGGCCCACGCTGCTGATGGTTATGCCAGAGCTACCGGCAAGGTGGGGGTCTGCATTGCGACATCCGGTCCGGGGGCAACCAATCTGACTACCGGCCTGGCCAATGCCAAGATGGATTCGGTGCCGATGGTCGCTTTTACCGGGCAGGTGCCCAGTCATATGCTGGGTAGTGATGCTTTTCAGGAGGCCGATGTTACCGGCATTACCATGCCGATAACCAAGCACAATTATCTCGTGCAGGATGCAGAGGAACTCCCGCGAATTATTAAAGAAGCATTTCATATAGCGAGAACTGGAAGACCGGGGCCTGTAGTCATAGATGTCCCCAAGGATATGATGCAGATGGAAGGTGAGTATGATTATCCTGATCAGGTCAACCTGCGCGGTTATAAGCCTAATTACGAGGGGCATGAGGGGCAGGTAAAAAGTGCTGCAGAAAAAATTAACGAGGCTAAACGCCCCATCATCTATGCAGGTGGGGGCGTGATAATTTCCGAAGCCAGCCAGGAGTTGAGGAAGCTGGCCCGAAAAAGTCAAATACCTGTCACTACCACCCTCACGGGATTGGGAGCTTTTGATGAGCAGGACGAATTGAGTCTTGGCATGCTGGGCATGCACGGCACGAGCGAGGCCAACCTGACTGTATCCAATGCTGATTTGATTATCGCGGTTGGCTGTCGTTTCGATGATAGAGTAACTGGCAAGCTGAATGAATTTGCCCCCGATGTGGAAACTATTGTCCATATCGATATAGATCCCGGTGAAATCGGGAAAAGGGTGGCCGTAAATATTCCTATTGTGGGCGATGCCAAAAATGTGCTGCAGAAATTGACTCCCCGTATTGAGGAGAAGGAAAGGGATGGATGGCTTGAAAGGATCGAGCAGTGGAAGGAAATAGATCGAGCCAATATTCAGTATGCTAAAGAAAACGGTACAATCGCCCCTCATCTTGTCATGGAGGAGATATATGAGCTGACCGGTGGCGATGCGTATATTGTCACCGAAGTTGGACAGCATCAGATGTGGGCAGCTCAGCATTTTAAATACTCCCATCCCGGGCAGTTTATCACTTCCGGAGGCCTGGGAACAATGGGATATGGCCTCCCGGCTGGAATCGGAGCTCAGGCGGGACAGCGTGATGATGACGTGTACGTGATAGCCGGGGATGGCAGTCTGCAGATGAATATTCAGGAACTGGCCACCGCGGTCAAAAACGATCTGCCTGTGAATGTTATTATTATGAACAACACTTTTCTGGGTATGGTCAGGCAGTGGCAGGAAATATTTGCTGACAGCCGCTATTCCGAAACATGTTTAAAGGAAAGGGATTACTGTCCTGATGAATGTGAGGGGCCAGGAGATGAGGAATGTCCTGAAATGGTGCCCAATTTTGTGAAATTAGCGGATGCATATGACGTAGAAGCCACCCGGGTTTTAAACCTGGATGATTATCGAGAGGCACTGGCTCAGGCTCACCAGAGCAGGAAGATGAATATTATAGAGGTCATGATCGGTGAAGAGGAGAATGTTTTCCCTATGGTTCCGCCCGGCGGTTCGCTTTACGAGATGATTTATGAGGAGGGTTCATAA
- a CDS encoding glutamate synthase-related protein, producing the protein MKRKRNDVLGTVNRGDPAPSGLCTLCESGCKGKCETWMSSLYGTKMLYPRDFGSVTAGSANLDSRGTGYHSLRIQGYSFGAEGLDDELERTPKNCIYENVNIESEFGSEMKSKCKVPVMTGALGSTFIAEKYWESFAIGAALTGFPIVIGENVVGVDREAEMNNGRIVSAPELDRRIEIYQRYRQEDYGDIFIQLNQEDFSNGVAEYIWEQYGNEVVIELKWGQGAKSIGGEIQVGSLEYAEFLHERGYIVDPDPTREATRKAFEAGTIDSFARHSRLGGTGVDSEAEMREAFMEKVDYLRELGFDRISLKTGAFGMRGLALALRLSAEAGLELLTIDGAGGGTGMSPWNMMDHWGVPSLPLHVKAVEYADLLADEGMDVPDLALAGGLSREDHMFKALALGSPHVKLICMGRTLMIPGFLGANIEGVFHPEKREELNGNWESLPSTVKEAGETPEAIFAGWYDVEDKVGSEHMKEIPYGAVAIHTLINKLGTGLQQFMAGVRKFNISALERTDLMAANKKTAELTGIPYLIEAQDERAREIIKGSF; encoded by the coding sequence ATGAAAAGAAAAAGAAATGATGTGCTTGGCACGGTCAATCGGGGAGACCCGGCTCCTTCTGGCCTGTGCACTCTCTGTGAATCTGGTTGTAAAGGAAAATGCGAAACCTGGATGTCCTCACTTTACGGGACAAAAATGCTTTATCCCCGCGATTTTGGTTCTGTCACTGCTGGTAGTGCGAACCTGGATTCTCGGGGAACGGGTTATCATTCTCTGAGAATACAGGGTTATAGTTTTGGGGCTGAGGGACTCGATGATGAACTGGAAAGAACTCCTAAGAACTGCATTTATGAAAATGTCAATATTGAGAGCGAATTTGGCAGCGAGATGAAAAGCAAATGTAAGGTGCCCGTGATGACCGGTGCGCTTGGATCCACTTTTATTGCCGAAAAATACTGGGAGTCATTTGCCATAGGCGCTGCCTTAACCGGATTTCCCATCGTCATCGGTGAAAATGTGGTGGGAGTTGACAGAGAAGCGGAAATGAATAATGGCAGGATTGTATCGGCTCCGGAGCTGGATAGGCGAATTGAGATTTATCAGAGATACCGTCAGGAAGATTATGGAGATATTTTTATTCAGCTCAACCAGGAAGATTTCAGCAACGGAGTAGCAGAGTATATCTGGGAACAATACGGCAATGAAGTGGTTATAGAGCTCAAATGGGGACAGGGCGCGAAATCTATCGGAGGTGAAATACAGGTTGGAAGTCTCGAGTATGCAGAATTTCTTCATGAGAGAGGTTACATAGTTGATCCAGATCCAACCCGGGAGGCCACCAGGAAAGCCTTTGAAGCCGGAACTATAGATAGTTTTGCCCGTCACAGCCGCCTGGGAGGGACCGGCGTTGATAGCGAAGCAGAAATGAGAGAGGCTTTCATGGAAAAGGTCGATTATCTCAGAGAACTGGGTTTTGATCGTATTTCTTTGAAGACGGGTGCATTCGGCATGAGAGGACTGGCTCTGGCTCTGCGACTCTCGGCCGAGGCTGGTCTGGAACTTTTGACGATCGATGGAGCAGGTGGGGGTACCGGTATGAGCCCATGGAATATGATGGATCACTGGGGAGTGCCCTCCCTACCTCTGCACGTTAAAGCAGTTGAATACGCCGATCTTCTGGCTGATGAGGGCATGGATGTGCCTGACCTGGCTCTGGCTGGAGGCCTCTCACGAGAAGATCATATGTTTAAGGCCCTGGCTTTGGGATCTCCTCATGTGAAGCTGATCTGTATGGGCAGGACTCTGATGATACCGGGTTTTCTGGGCGCCAATATCGAAGGGGTTTTCCATCCTGAGAAGCGAGAAGAACTCAATGGTAACTGGGAAAGCCTGCCTTCAACAGTAAAAGAGGCCGGTGAAACTCCCGAGGCTATATTTGCAGGCTGGTATGATGTGGAGGATAAAGTCGGCAGTGAACATATGAAGGAAATTCCTTATGGTGCTGTCGCCATTCATACCCTGATAAACAAATTGGGTACCGGGCTTCAGCAGTTTATGGCTGGAGTGCGCAAATTCAATATTTCGGCTCTCGAACGGACCGATCTTATGGCTGCTAATAAAAAAACAGCCGAATTGACCGGCATACCCTATCTCATTGAGGCCCAGGATGAGAGAGCCCGGGAGATTATCAAGGGGTCCTTTTAA
- a CDS encoding metallopeptidase TldD-related protein — protein sequence MEIKRSWKRRFDQLEHLTRKERTLNISLENWQVENISKSRMQKSALRVIEDGSLGENFSLGRSEKAAEELVRGAEQSVQYGDKAVFSFSDHSLNSFHEREEKNYRAGQVDEIISFLEDVLDFFKSSAPDITLNLVFGKNYDEIQMETSRDAYLKDNLCNFSLMVSLPISGGGSQFYRSFESSEMFSGIPEAELEQFLREFRSAGEVSRPETGKMPVIFSPRSLYLFTFSLQEGLRADNVFRGISPLIEKLDSEIFSPKISVVDSPHMQEAGGRRFFDDEGIPTRRQKLVDEGVLKTFIYDLEHAAKMNAKPGGNGLRRDLFSSGIETPISPGMVNPTIEPGESSREEMISGVKNGILVENIVGFHSSNYSQGHFSVQAHGYHVREGKLQGRLEDVMIAGNIYDDFQKIKSVGRKLYPGNFGYYPYLLCPEIQVSSR from the coding sequence ATGGAAATAAAACGGAGCTGGAAACGCCGCTTCGATCAGCTCGAACATTTGACCCGCAAAGAAAGAACATTGAACATTTCACTGGAAAACTGGCAGGTTGAAAATATTTCCAAAAGCAGAATGCAGAAAAGTGCTTTAAGGGTTATTGAAGATGGCAGTCTGGGAGAAAACTTCAGCCTGGGCAGGTCGGAAAAAGCAGCCGAAGAACTGGTCCGGGGAGCCGAACAATCGGTCCAGTATGGAGATAAAGCAGTCTTTTCTTTTTCTGATCACAGTCTCAACTCCTTTCACGAAAGGGAAGAAAAGAATTATCGAGCCGGTCAGGTCGATGAAATCATTTCATTTCTGGAAGACGTGCTCGATTTTTTCAAAAGTTCAGCTCCGGATATCACTCTCAATCTCGTTTTTGGCAAAAATTATGACGAGATTCAGATGGAGACTTCCCGGGACGCCTATCTCAAAGATAACCTCTGTAATTTCAGCCTGATGGTCAGCCTTCCAATTTCGGGAGGGGGTTCTCAGTTTTATCGTTCATTTGAGAGCAGTGAGATGTTTTCGGGCATTCCTGAAGCTGAATTGGAACAATTTCTCAGGGAATTTCGTTCGGCCGGAGAGGTTTCCCGTCCGGAGACCGGCAAAATGCCGGTTATATTTTCTCCGCGTTCTCTATATTTATTTACATTTTCTCTGCAGGAGGGTCTGCGGGCGGACAATGTGTTCAGAGGTATATCTCCGCTGATTGAAAAACTCGACAGTGAAATATTTTCTCCCAAAATATCTGTTGTTGACTCTCCACATATGCAGGAAGCCGGAGGCAGAAGATTTTTTGATGATGAGGGCATTCCCACCCGGCGCCAGAAGCTGGTAGATGAAGGTGTGCTTAAGACCTTTATCTATGATCTAGAACATGCTGCCAAAATGAATGCCAAACCCGGCGGCAACGGCCTGCGGCGGGACCTTTTTTCTTCGGGGATAGAAACTCCCATCAGTCCTGGCATGGTCAATCCGACGATAGAACCGGGTGAGAGTTCCCGGGAAGAGATGATATCCGGTGTTAAAAATGGAATCCTGGTAGAAAATATAGTTGGATTTCATTCTTCCAATTACAGTCAGGGTCATTTTTCTGTTCAGGCTCATGGATATCATGTTCGCGAGGGAAAGCTTCAGGGCAGGCTTGAGGATGTAATGATTGCCGGCAATATCTATGACGATTTTCAAAAGATCAAAAGCGTCGGTCGAAAATTATATCCCGGCAATTTCGGCTATTATCCCTATCTTCTCTGCCCTGAGATTCAGGTAAGCTCGCGCTGA
- the serS gene encoding serine--tRNA ligase: protein MLDLQYLRDNSDRVKKSMEDRGIESDVVDDFLEHDERRREILQEVEELRRKRNVVSEKIGELKQSGEDVQPMIEEMRSVSDRIDEYEEELKEVEEKQRYARLHIPNVPDESVPVGEDESDNEFVRSWGEPPEFDFDFKPHWEIGEDLDILDFERGSKVAGSRFTFMKGAGAQLERALINFMIDYHRENHGYYELFPPFLANSDSMTGTGQLPKFEFDMFKVKDYDNYLIPTAEVPVTNFHREEILDADDLPLYYTAYSACFRAEAGSHGRDTRGIVRQHQFNKVELVKFVEPETSYEELETLTDNAEAILQALELPYRVVKLCTGDLTFSSALTYDLEIWMPAYERYREISSCSNFEDYQARRAGIQYRPDPDSQARYVHTLNGSGVAIGRTLAAILENYQNEDGTVTIPEVLRDYMGGREIIE, encoded by the coding sequence ATGCTTGATCTGCAGTATCTGCGGGATAATAGTGACAGAGTGAAAAAATCAATGGAAGATAGGGGTATTGAGTCTGATGTAGTCGACGACTTTTTGGAACATGATGAGAGGAGAAGAGAGATATTGCAGGAAGTGGAAGAACTGCGTCGCAAACGCAATGTTGTTTCTGAAAAAATAGGAGAGTTAAAGCAGTCCGGGGAAGATGTTCAGCCCATGATTGAGGAGATGAGAAGCGTGTCTGACAGAATAGACGAGTACGAAGAAGAGTTAAAGGAAGTCGAGGAAAAACAGAGATATGCCCGGCTTCATATACCCAATGTACCTGATGAAAGTGTGCCTGTGGGAGAGGATGAAAGCGATAACGAATTTGTGAGAAGCTGGGGAGAACCTCCCGAATTTGATTTCGATTTTAAGCCTCACTGGGAGATAGGAGAAGATCTTGATATACTTGATTTTGAAAGAGGCAGCAAAGTTGCAGGTTCTCGATTTACCTTTATGAAAGGGGCGGGAGCGCAGCTGGAAAGAGCGCTGATAAATTTCATGATAGATTATCATAGAGAAAATCATGGATATTATGAGTTATTCCCTCCATTTTTGGCCAACTCCGACAGCATGACCGGAACGGGACAGCTGCCGAAATTTGAATTCGATATGTTCAAGGTTAAGGATTATGATAATTATCTTATTCCCACCGCTGAAGTTCCGGTCACCAACTTTCACCGCGAGGAGATACTGGATGCTGATGACCTGCCGCTGTATTATACTGCTTACTCGGCCTGCTTTCGTGCTGAAGCCGGGTCTCACGGACGCGATACACGGGGGATTGTGCGTCAGCATCAATTTAACAAGGTGGAACTTGTCAAATTCGTCGAGCCGGAGACTTCTTATGAAGAGCTTGAAACTCTAACCGATAATGCAGAGGCGATTTTACAGGCTCTGGAGCTGCCCTACAGGGTGGTCAAGCTCTGCACCGGAGATCTCACCTTTTCTTCGGCACTCACCTATGATCTGGAAATCTGGATGCCGGCCTATGAACGTTATCGCGAGATATCTTCCTGCAGTAATTTTGAGGATTATCAGGCCCGGCGCGCAGGAATACAATATCGGCCCGATCCTGATTCTCAGGCCAGGTATGTTCATACCCTGAACGGTTCGGGGGTGGCAATAGGCCGGACACTGGCCGCGATTCTGGAAAATTATCAGAATGAAGACGGAACGGTAACCATACCTGAGGTTTTGCGTGATTACATGGGGGGTAGAGAGATCATAGAATAA